The following coding sequences lie in one bacterium genomic window:
- a CDS encoding helix-turn-helix domain-containing protein, with translation MMEMTHPHVLGFLSGALSTQEAAEKLQVPRSTLWRLQRRLNVRGPLALVHGLKGRRSNNAKPDALRRKVCELFARDYQPAGISVGTFYEYGVRGRLGPVCYTTVLRWLREAGLA, from the coding sequence ATGATGGAAATGACTCATCCGCATGTCCTGGGCTTCCTAAGCGGCGCTTTGAGCACTCAGGAGGCCGCCGAGAAGTTACAAGTGCCGCGCTCTACACTTTGGCGCCTTCAACGACGCCTCAACGTTCGGGGGCCGCTCGCCCTCGTCCACGGCCTTAAGGGGCGCCGCTCCAACAACGCCAAACCCGACGCACTCCGGAGGAAAGTCTGCGAGCTCTTCGCCCGTGACTACCAGCCAGCGGGAATCAGCGTCGGGACCTTCTATGAATACGGCGTTCGAGGAAGGCTGGGCCCTGTCTGTTACACCACAGTCCTTCGATGGCTCAGGGAAGCAGGGCTGGCGTAA